Proteins found in one Pelobates fuscus isolate aPelFus1 chromosome 10, aPelFus1.pri, whole genome shotgun sequence genomic segment:
- the LOC134575301 gene encoding stathmin-1-A, whose protein sequence is MADSDIKVKELEKRASGQAFELILSPPSTDAAPDLSISSPKKKECSLEEIQKKLEAAEERRKLHEAEILKQLNEKREPERDVLQKAIEENNNFSKMAEEKLTSKMETNKEKREAQMAAELERLREKDKKVEEIRRGK, encoded by the coding sequence ATGGCTGACTCAGATATCAAAGTTAAAGAATTGGAAAAGCGTGCTTCAGGCCAAGCATTTGAGCTTATTCTGAGTCCTCCATCAACGGATGCAGCTCCTGATCTTTCAATATCTTCTCCAAAGAAAAAGGAATGCTCATTGGAAGAAATTCAGAAGAAGTTGGAGGCTGCAGAGGAGAGAAGGAAACTACATGAGGCAGAGATTCTGAAACAACTTAATGAAAAGCGTGAGCCTGAGAGAGACGTTCTGCAAAAAGCAATTGAAGAGAATAATAACTTCAGCAAAATGGCAGAAGAAAAGCTTACTTCAAAAATGGAAACTAATAAAGAGAAAAGAGAAGCTCAAATGGCTGCCGAACTGGAGAGATTGCGAGAGAAGGATAAGAAAGTGGAAGAAATTCGAAGGGGAAAATAG